A genome region from Cucumis sativus cultivar 9930 chromosome 4, Cucumber_9930_V3, whole genome shotgun sequence includes the following:
- the LOC101203971 gene encoding transcription factor bHLH74: MGDLENDEMGFRNSNDGLMNCPSTMAMGSFFGSGWDPLVSLGQSENYGAASSMVSSHGEFSNSFPVVLENHGGSGTTQQGVQYPTDLEMGSKLPCFGSGNFSEMFGSFGVAGQILGGCSSNYRNGGTTNTTQTSQENLPLAGEEILPLSVGSPNGKIRKRGLDSTFPFSSNKKSDMKLKKDVSGDSSSTQEEKNAEMEQNLGGNSRGKSTGKQTKEKSSNSAEAPKENYIHVRARRGQATNSHSLAERVRREKISERMRLLQELVPGCNKITGKAVMLDEIINYVQSLQQQVEFLSMKLATVNPDVNVDIERILSKDIFNIRGSSGNVLGFDPGLSAVSPVPPHRMFQFQGTMSSMPTTSTQFPPMPQTMLESDLQSLLQMGFDSGSTIDNLGPNGRLKPER; encoded by the exons atgggtGATCTCGAAAATGATGAAATGGGTTTTAGGAATTCGAATGATGGGTTAATGAATTGTCCATCTACAATGGCGATGGGTTCTTTTTTTGGGTCTGGTTGGGATCCACTGGTTTCATTAGGTCAAAGTGAGAATTATGGAGCAGCTTCTTCAATGGTGTCCTCTCATGGCGAATTTTCTAATTCATTTCCTGTTGTTTTGGAGAATCATGGAGGGAGTGGGACAACACAACAAGGTGTTCAATATCCGACAGATTTGGAGATGGGTTCGAAGTTGCCATGTTTTGGGAGTGGGAATTTTTCAGAAATGTTTGGTTCTTTTGGTGTTGCTGGGCAGATTCTTGGTGGGTGTTCTTCAAATTACAGAAATGGAGGAACCACAAACACTACCCAAACATCGCAAGAAAATTTACCTTTAGCTGGTGAAGAAATTTTACCATTATCTGTAGGATCACCAAATGGTAAAATCAGAAAACGAGGCCTTGATTCAACTTTCCCATTTAGCTCAAATAAG AAATCTGatatgaaattgaagaagGATGTTTCTGGGGATAGTTCCAGTActcaagaagagaaaaatgcaGAAATGGAGCAAAATTTAGGTGGGAATTCACGTGGAAAATCAACTGGAAAACAAACTAAAGAGAAATCTAGTAATAGTGCTGAAGCTCCTAAGGAAAATTATATTCATGTGAGAGCTAGAAGAGGGCAAGCCACAAATAGTCATAGCCTTGCTGAGAGG GTGAGAAGGGAGAAGATAAGTGAAAGGATGAGATTGCTTCAAGAACTTGTTCCTGGATGTAATAAG ATTACTGGAAAGGCTGTAATGCTTGATGAAATTATCAACTATGTTCAATCACTGCAGCAACAGGTTGAG TTTTTGTCAATGAAACTAGCTACTGTCAACCCGGACGTGAACGTTGATATTGAAAGGATTTTATCCAAAGAT ATTTTCAACATACGAGGCAGTAGTGGAAATGTTCTTGGATTTGATCCCGGGTTGAGTGCCGTTTCCCCTGTCCCTCCTCACCGGATGTTTCAGTTTCAAGGGACGATGTCGAGTATGCCAACCACATCCACACAGTTTCCTCCTATGCCTCAG ACCATGTTAGAAAGCGATCTTCAAAGTCTTCTTCAAATGGGATTCGACTCAGGTTCAACAATTGACAATTTGGGACCAAATG GGCGGTTGAAACCAGAGCGTTAA
- the LOC101204215 gene encoding probable xyloglucan glycosyltransferase 12, with product MAPSFDWWGKDTHKGTPVVVKMENPNWSMVELEGPSEDDFLIAGESPTSRVREKGRGKNAKQLTWVLLLKAHRAAGCLTSIGSAMVDLAAAVRRRVASGRTDEEDADNDVTVGGREKENPTVKTRFYSCIKVFLWLSVLLLCFEIAAFFKGWHFGSPKLQLDYLWASPWGFKGAFGWIYAQWVLIRVEYLAPPLQFLANACIILFIIQSLDRLVLCLGCFWIRFKKIQPVLKPEDEDLESGEKGYFPMVLVQIPMCNEKEVYQQSIAAICNLDWPKTKLLIQVLDDSDDPTTQLLIKEEVHKWQQEGANIIYRHRVIRDGYKAGNLKSAMNCSYVKDYEFVAIFDADFQPTPDFLKRTVPHFKDNEELGLVQARWSFVNRDENLLTRLQNINLAFHFEVEQQVNGVFLNFFGFNGTAGVWRIKALEDAGGWLERTTVEDMDIAVRAHLHGWKFIFLNDVECQCELPESYEAYRKQQHRWHSGPMQLFRLCLPAVIRSKISIWKKFNLIFLFFLLRKLILPFYSFTLFCIILPMTMFVPEAELPAWVVCYIPATMSFLNILPAPKSFPFIVPYLLFENTMSVTKFNAMISGLFQLGSAYEWVVTKKSGRSSEGDLVSLVEREQKHQRGSSAPDLEELKEEIQKQEKKAALRKKHNRIYTKELALAFLLLTASARSLLSAQGIHFYFLLFQGISFLLVGLDLIGEQIG from the exons ATGGCGCCCTCGTTTGATTGGTGGGGAAAGGACACTCATAAAGGAACCCCTGTTGTTGTCAAGATGGAGAATCCAAATTGGTCGATGGTTGAACTGGAAGGTCCGTCGGAGGATGATTTTCTCATCGCTGGTGAGTCACCCACGAGTCGGGTCagagagaaagggagaggGAAAAACGCCAAGCAACTCACGTGGGTTCTTCTCCTCAAGGCGCATAGAGCCGCCGGTTGTTTAACTTCCATTGGCTCTGCAATGGTGGACCTAGCCGCCGCCGTTAGACGCCGTGTTGCTTCTGGACGGACTGATGAGGAGGACGCCGACAATGACGTCACTGTCGgaggtagagagaaagagaaccCAACTGTTAAAACGAGATTCTATTCTTGTATTAAGGTGTTTCTATGGCTGTCGGTGCTTCTGTTGTGTTTTGAGATTGCGGCTTTCTTTAAGGGCTGGCATTTTGGTAGTCCAAAGCTTCAATTGGATTATCTCTGGGCATCGCCTTGGGGTTTTAAAGGAGCTTTTGGTTGGATTTACGCTCAGTGGGTATTGATTCGAGTAGAATATTTAGCTCCTCCTCTACAGTTCTTAGCCAATGCTTGTATCATATTGTTCATCATTCAAAGCTTGGATCGTTTAGTCTTGTGTTTGGGTTGTTTCTGGATCCGTTTCAAGAAAATCCAACCAGTTCTTAAACCTGAAGATGAAGATCTTGAATCCGGCGAGAAGGGATATTTCCCTATGGTTCTTGTTCAGATCCCTATGTGCAATGAAAAAGAG GTTTATCAGCAATCAATTGCTGCTATTTGCAACTTGGACTGGCCAAAAACCAAGCTACTGATTCAAGTTCTTGACGATTCCGATGACCCAACTACCCAGTTGTTGATTAAAGAGGAGGTCCACAAATGGCAGCAAGAGGGTGCCAACATTATTTATCGACATCGAGTCATTAGAGATGGTTATAAGGCTGGCAATCTCAAATCCGCCATGAATTGTAGCTATGTAAAAGACTACGAATTTGTTGCCATTTTCGATGCTGATTTTCAACCCACACCTGATTTCCTTAAAAGAACTGTTCCTCATTTCAAG GACAATGAAGAGTTGGGACTTGTTCAAGCAAGGTGGTCTTTTGTGAACAGGGATGAGAACTTGCTAACCAGGCTGCAGAACATCAATTTAGCTTTCCATTTTGAAGTAGAGCAGCAAGTGAACGGTGTCTTCCTCAACTTCTTTGGATTCAATGGCACTGCTGGTGTGTGGAGGATTAAAGCTCTCGAGGACGCTGGTGGGTGGTTGGAAAGGACCACCGTTGAGGACATGGATATTGCCGTTCGTGCTCATCTTCATGGATGGAAATTCATATTCCTAAACGATGTTGAG TGCCAGTGTGAGCTACCAGAATCTTATGAAGCTTATAGAAAACAACAACATAGATGGCATTCTGGTCCAATGCAATTGTTTCGCCTTTGTTTGCCTGCTGTTATTCGATCAAAG ATTAGTATATGGAAGAAGTTCAACTTgatcttcctcttctttttgcTCAGAAAATTGATTCTGCCCTTCTATTCTTTCACACTTTTCTGCATTATTCTCCCAATGACAATGTTTGTTCCTGAGGCCGAGCTACCCGCTTGGGTCGTTTGCTATATCCCTGCCACCATGTCATTTCTAAACATCCTGCCTGCCCCAAAATCCTTCCCTTTCATTGTTCCTTACCTCCTTTTTGAGAACACCATGTCAGTCACCAAGTTCAATGCCATGATCTCAGGCCTGTTCCAGCTTGGTAGTGCCTATGAATGGGTTGTTACAAAGAAATCTGGCCGTTCCTCAGAGGGCGATCTTGTCTCCTTGGTAGAGAGAGAGCAAAAGCATCAGAGAGGGTCTTCGGCGCCCGACCTAGAAGAGctgaaagaagaaattcaGAAGCAAGAGAAGAAAGCTGCTTTACGAAAGAAGCACAACAGAATATACACAAAAGAGCTCGCATTGGCTTTCCTCCTCCTAACCGCATCAGCACGGAGCCTTCTGTCTGCACAAGGTATCCATTTCTACTTCTTGCTGTTCCAGGGGATCTCGTTCCTGCTGGTGGGTTTGGACTTGATCGGCGAGCAGATAGGTTGA